The sequence below is a genomic window from Escherichia marmotae.
AAGTACCTCTATCGCTATGCGAAAAAACATCAGGCGCGCGGTAACGGCTTCGGGTACGGGATGGTTTATCCGAACAATCCGCAAAGTGTCACGCGCACGCTTTCTGCCCGCTATTACAAAGATGGCGCAGAAATTTTAATCGATCGCGGCTGGGATATGGCAACAGGTGAGAAAGACTTTGACGATCCGCAGAATCAGCAACATCGTCCGCGTCGGTTAACACCTCGTGAATGCGCACGGTTGATGGGCTTTGAAGCGCCGCATGAAGCGAAATTCCGCATTCCGGTTTCTGACACTCAGGCCTATCGCCAGTTCGGCAACTCGGTAGTCGTACCGGTCTTTGCCGCGGTGGCAAAACTGCTCGAGCCAAAAATCAAACAGGCGGTAGCGTTGCGTCAGCAAGAGGCACAACATGGCCGACGTTCACGATAAGGCCACGCGTAGCAAAAATATGCGCGCGATTGCCACGCACGATACAGCAATCGAGAAGCGTCTCGCCAGCCTGTTAACCGGACAGGGGCTGATGTTTCGCGTTCAGGGTGCCAGTCTACCCGGACGTCCGGATTTTGTCCTCGATGAGTATCGCTGCGTGATATTTACCCACGGCTGCTTCTGGCACCATCATCATTGCCATCTGTTCAAAGTTCCTGCCACACGAAC
It includes:
- a CDS encoding very short patch repair endonuclease, coding for MADVHDKATRSKNMRAIATHDTAIEKRLASLLTGQGLMFRVQGASLPGRPDFVLDEYRCVIFTHGCFWHHHHCHLFKVPATRTEFWLEKIGKNVERDHRDINRLQELGWRVLIVWECALRGREKLTDAALTERLEEWICSEGASAQIDSLGIHLLA